A portion of the Paenibacillus sp. PvR098 genome contains these proteins:
- a CDS encoding NAD(P)H-dependent oxidoreductase encodes MNHTTTKKQDILDAFYFRHATKQFDPTRKISEEDFRFILETGRLSPSSVGFEPWKFLIIQNERLREKLKQVSWGAQGQLPTASHFVIILARRNVRYDSDYVFNLCKNVKNMTDEALERIPTVYRKFQESDLHLLENERTLFDWACKQTYIALANMMTAAALIGIDSCPIEGFQFDEVHQILDEEGLLENGNLDISVMAAFGYRAQDPHRPKTRQSIEDIVQWVK; translated from the coding sequence ATGAACCACACAACGACCAAAAAACAAGATATACTGGACGCCTTCTATTTCCGACATGCCACAAAACAATTCGACCCGACGAGAAAAATATCGGAGGAGGATTTTCGATTTATTTTGGAAACAGGGAGATTGTCTCCAAGCTCCGTCGGTTTTGAGCCATGGAAGTTCTTAATCATCCAAAATGAACGATTGAGAGAAAAGCTAAAGCAAGTTTCCTGGGGAGCCCAGGGACAACTGCCAACCGCTAGTCATTTTGTGATTATTCTCGCCCGTAGAAACGTAAGATACGATTCTGATTATGTATTCAACCTGTGTAAAAATGTGAAAAACATGACCGATGAAGCGCTGGAACGCATCCCGACCGTGTATAGAAAATTCCAGGAATCAGATCTTCATTTGCTTGAAAATGAGCGCACCTTGTTCGATTGGGCTTGTAAGCAAACGTATATCGCCCTTGCCAATATGATGACCGCGGCGGCTCTGATCGGAATCGATTCCTGTCCTATCGAAGGGTTCCAATTTGATGAGGTACATCAGATCCTTGATGAAGAAGGCTTGTTGGAAAACGGGAATCTGGATATATCGGTGATGGCAGCGTTTGGATACCGGGCTCAGGACCCGCACCGTCCAAAAACAAGACAAAGCATAGAGGATATTGTTCAGTGGGTAAAGTAA